The Gadus macrocephalus chromosome 21, ASM3116895v1 genome has a segment encoding these proteins:
- the atf3 gene encoding cyclic AMP-dependent transcription factor ATF-3, translated as MMLQHPGPTLADISCSALVPCLSPPGTLTLDDFADFSPIVKEELRHAIQSKRLYSGISVDMSSDGASSSSDRTADYSGSGSKREYTPEDHDRRKRRRERNKVAAAKCRNKKKEKTDGLQQESEKLEGVNADLKAQIEELKQQKQQLVYMLNLHRPTCIVRARNGQTPEDERNLFLQHLRESTVTLHNITSTSTACSSSTHPCSSSTNTISSIAAAPLVGGLSLAEVQCGGLDAMETIQSSCLQL; from the exons ATGATGCTTCAGCACCCCGGTCCCACGCTGGCCGACATCAGCTGCTCCGCCCTGGTGCCCTGCCTGTCACCGCCCGGGACCCTCACCCTGGACGACTTCGCAGACTTCAGCCCCATCGTGAAGGAGGAGCTCCGCCACGCCATCCAGAGCAAACGGCTCTACAGCGGGATCAGCGTCGACATGAGCTCCGATGGAGCCAGCTCCAGCTCGGACAGGACAGCCGACTACAGCGGCTCGGGATCCAAGCGAGAG TATACTCCCGAAGACCAtgataggaggaagaggaggagggagaggaacaaGGTTGCAGCTGCCAAGTGCCGCAACAAGAAGAAGGAAAAGACAGACGGCTTACAGCAG gagTCTGAGAAGCTGGAGGGCGTCAACGCGGACCTCAAGGCCCAGATCGAGGAGCTcaagcagcagaagcagcagctggTCTACATGCTCAACCTCCACCGGCCCACCTGCATCGTGAGAGCCCGGAACGGCCAAACCCCGGAGGACGAGAGGAACCTCTTCCTCCAGCACCTCAGGGAGAGCACCGTGACGCTGCACaacatcacctccaccagcaccgcctgctcctcctccacccacccctgctcctcctcgacCAACACCATCTCCTCCATTGCAGCGGCCCCTCTGGTGGGGGGACTCAGCCTGGCAGAGGTACAGTGCGGCGGGTTGGACGCCATGGAGACCATTCAAAGCTCCTGCCTGCAGCTTTGa